The following are from one region of the Hydrogenophaga sp. BPS33 genome:
- a CDS encoding Lrp/AsnC ligand binding domain-containing protein, which translates to MNELPELDRIDWRILQNLQDDGRMSNLKLAEAVALSPTAVLARVQRLTRDGFIEGYEARLNPRLIGVGMLVFVEVLLDRTTPNVFDQFRAAVQVHPEILECHMVAGGFDYLIKTRVADMNAYRLFAGTVLWQLPGVRETRTYAVMEEVKNSTKLPLALS; encoded by the coding sequence ATGAACGAGCTTCCCGAACTGGATCGGATCGACTGGCGCATTCTGCAGAACCTGCAGGACGATGGCCGCATGTCGAACTTGAAGTTGGCCGAGGCCGTGGCGCTCTCGCCCACCGCCGTGCTGGCGCGGGTCCAGCGCCTCACACGGGACGGTTTCATCGAAGGCTACGAAGCGCGTTTGAACCCGCGGTTGATCGGCGTGGGCATGCTGGTGTTCGTGGAGGTGCTGCTCGACCGCACCACGCCCAATGTGTTCGACCAGTTCCGCGCGGCCGTGCAGGTCCATCCGGAGATCCTGGAATGCCACATGGTCGCGGGGGGCTTCGACTACCTGATCAAGACCCGTGTGGCCGACATGAATGCCTACCGCCTGTTTGCCGGCACGGTGCTCTGGCAACTGCCGGGCGTGCGGGAGACCCGCACCTACGCGGTGATGGAAGAGGTCAAAAACTCGACAAAGTTGCCACTCGCCTTGAGCTAG
- a CDS encoding Bug family tripartite tricarboxylate transporter substrate binding protein, translating into MKRFESDTSAPRRSFLSRTPTALALLGLGHPKVFAQAYPAKPLRIIVAVAPGGPTDHLARLIGQKLAQAWGQPVTIDNRPGAGQLIGTAAAAKAPADGYTLLMTTNVFPVNTFLYAKLPYDPQKDFVPVSLVASASLTLVVNPELKVSTLSELIAYAKQNPGKLNFGSSGVSSSLRFAVELLKSMAGIEMTHVPFSGAAPMMTALLGNVVQLAIVDSKVAKVPIDAGRVRALAVTSAARSPNMPNVPTISEEGLRGYAAGSWFGLLAPAGTPAPVVEKIQAEVARILKMPDVAQNLADHDEVPIGSTPAEFAAYINAESEKWGKIIKDNNITAQ; encoded by the coding sequence ATGAAACGTTTCGAATCCGACACATCGGCGCCACGCCGGTCATTTCTTTCGCGCACCCCCACGGCGCTCGCCTTGTTGGGATTGGGGCACCCAAAGGTCTTCGCGCAGGCCTACCCCGCCAAGCCCCTGCGCATCATCGTGGCCGTCGCGCCCGGTGGCCCCACGGACCATCTCGCGCGCCTCATCGGGCAGAAACTCGCGCAGGCATGGGGCCAACCGGTGACCATCGACAACCGGCCCGGCGCGGGCCAGCTCATTGGCACGGCGGCGGCGGCCAAGGCGCCCGCCGATGGCTACACGCTGCTGATGACCACCAACGTCTTCCCGGTGAACACCTTCCTGTATGCGAAGTTGCCGTACGACCCGCAGAAAGACTTTGTGCCGGTCTCGCTCGTGGCATCGGCCAGTCTCACGCTGGTGGTGAATCCGGAGTTGAAGGTGTCCACGTTGAGCGAACTGATCGCCTACGCGAAGCAGAACCCGGGCAAGCTGAATTTCGGCTCCAGCGGCGTGAGTTCCTCCTTGCGCTTCGCGGTGGAGCTTCTCAAATCGATGGCCGGCATCGAGATGACGCACGTGCCCTTCAGCGGCGCAGCGCCCATGATGACCGCGCTGCTGGGCAATGTGGTGCAACTCGCAATCGTCGATTCGAAAGTGGCCAAGGTGCCCATCGATGCCGGCCGGGTGCGGGCATTGGCGGTCACGAGCGCGGCCCGCTCGCCGAACATGCCCAATGTGCCCACCATCAGCGAAGAAGGTCTGCGTGGCTACGCGGCCGGCTCGTGGTTCGGGTTGCTCGCGCCGGCCGGCACGCCGGCGCCCGTGGTCGAGAAGATCCAGGCCGAGGTGGCCAGGATTCTGAAGATGCCCGACGTGGCACAGAACCTGGCCGACCACGACGAAGTCCCCATCGGCAGCACGCCCGCCGAGTTCGCGGCGTACATCAACGCCGAGTCCGAGAAGTGGGGAAAGATCATCAAGGACAACAACATCACGGCGCAATAG
- a CDS encoding CaiB/BaiF CoA transferase family protein: MTKPVPSGPLLGYRVLELCSTIAGPACARLMADFGAEVIKVEPFEGDSVRNLGYHEGDTSLYASSILRNKKAVSIDLKTARGVEIVRALAKRCDVVVENFRPGTLERLGLGYDVLQRDNPGLVLVRISGYGQTGPYSAKAGYGAICEATAGVRHMTGDPDRPPSRVGLATTDYLGSVYAAYGAALALLQREKTGRGQVVDAALYEAAFSMMESIVPAYDRLKVVPSRTGSRLQSTAPNNLYVGNDGAYVLITANNDKLFRELAVAMGSPHLVDDARFATVRARAEHADEVDAALAAWVSGHSAQEVQTLLDAAGIPVSLVYTVQDIFQDPHFRARDMLVSVDHPALHAVTMTGVVPKLSDTPGGIHRAGPSLGEDTSAVLRGLLGLDAQALSELEAQGVVRMAQAQTEGMGA; the protein is encoded by the coding sequence ATGACAAAACCCGTGCCTAGCGGTCCGCTGTTGGGATACCGCGTGCTGGAACTCTGCAGCACCATTGCCGGTCCCGCGTGCGCACGCCTGATGGCCGACTTCGGTGCCGAGGTCATCAAGGTCGAGCCATTCGAAGGCGATTCGGTGCGCAACCTCGGGTACCACGAGGGCGACACTTCCTTGTATGCCAGCTCGATTCTGCGCAACAAGAAGGCGGTGTCGATCGATTTGAAAACGGCACGCGGGGTGGAGATCGTGCGTGCGTTGGCGAAGCGGTGTGACGTCGTTGTCGAGAACTTTCGCCCGGGCACGCTGGAGCGCCTCGGCCTGGGTTACGACGTGCTGCAGCGCGACAACCCCGGTCTTGTGCTGGTGCGCATCAGCGGGTATGGACAGACCGGGCCTTACAGTGCCAAGGCAGGCTATGGCGCGATCTGCGAAGCGACCGCGGGCGTTCGCCACATGACGGGCGATCCCGACCGGCCACCCTCTCGCGTCGGCCTCGCCACCACCGACTACCTGGGCTCGGTGTACGCCGCCTATGGCGCGGCGCTGGCCTTGTTGCAACGCGAGAAAACGGGCCGGGGCCAGGTGGTGGATGCGGCGCTGTACGAAGCCGCGTTCAGCATGATGGAATCCATCGTGCCGGCCTACGATCGCCTGAAGGTGGTGCCCAGCCGCACCGGCTCGCGCTTGCAGAGCACGGCACCCAACAACCTCTACGTGGGCAACGACGGCGCCTACGTGCTCATCACCGCCAACAACGACAAACTGTTCCGGGAACTGGCCGTGGCCATGGGTTCGCCCCATCTGGTCGACGATGCGCGTTTCGCAACGGTGCGGGCACGCGCCGAACACGCTGACGAGGTGGACGCCGCGCTCGCCGCCTGGGTGTCCGGGCACAGCGCGCAAGAGGTGCAGACGCTGCTGGATGCCGCAGGCATTCCCGTGTCGCTGGTCTACACCGTGCAGGACATCTTCCAGGACCCGCACTTCCGGGCGCGCGACATGCTGGTGTCGGTGGACCATCCTGCGCTGCATGCAGTGACGATGACGGGTGTGGTGCCCAAGCTGTCGGACACGCCCGGTGGCATCCACCGCGCTGGCCCGTCGCTGGGCGAAGACACCTCGGCCGTGCTGCGCGGCTTGCTCGGGCTCGATGCGCAAGCGCTGAGCGAGCTGGAAGCGCAAGGTGTGGTGCGCATGGCGCAGGCGCAAACCGAAGGCATGGGCGCATGA
- the putA gene encoding trifunctional transcriptional regulator/proline dehydrogenase/L-glutamate gamma-semialdehyde dehydrogenase has product MHTASTRISETFFRPSPFGSTLLRQAITAAWRAPEPAAVAHALQAARLAPDAASRVKALASRIAGTLRTRKASFSRAGLVQNLLQQYALSSQEGIALMCLAEALLRIPDKATRDDLIRDKIARGQWHSHLGRSPSLFVNAATWGLLITGKLVATHSESGLSSALGRLVGLGGEPLIRKGVDMAMRMMGEQFVTGETIEEALRNARAREQEGFRYSYDMLGEAALTARDAQKYLREYEHAIQAIGKASAGKGVYEGPGISIKLSALHPRYSRAQYERVIAELYPVLVRLCAMAKRHDIGLNIDAEEADRLELSLDLLEKLAFEPQLQHWNGLGFVVQAYQKRCPFVIDYIIDLARRSQRRLMVRLVKGAYWDTEIKRAQVDGMDGYPVYTRKPYTDAAYIACARQLLAAPDAVYPQFATHNAQTLATIYELADPSRYTPQQYEFQCLHGMGEPLYEQVVGDAAQGKLGRSCRIYAPVGTHETLLAYLVRRLLENGANTSFVNQIADPRIDIDTLVDDPVNTIEAFARTEGGVGLPHPLIPLPNELFGSRRRNSSGMDLANDVQLQQLAATFRDFRDDLAVADPLLAEEAAGAGSQALLNPANHADKVGAVRSSSRADIELALHSATHGAYRWASTSPQERARLLELTAAHLQGDMPRLMGILIREAGKTAANAVAEVREAVDFLRYYAQQVRTHFDNATHVPLGPVVCISPWNFPLAIFVGQIAAALAAGNVVLAKPAEQTPLIAAEAVKALWASGIPRDAVQWLPGSGAEVGAALVSDLRVQGVLFTGSTEVARLLQAQLAGRVNTRGQAVALIAETGGQNAMVVDSSALVEQVVGDVVASAFDSAGQRCSALRVLCVQDDAADRVLEMLLGAMAELRVGDPSRLATDVGPVIDAEAKANIDRHIHAMRAKGHRVHQIAGHSEDALDRGTFVLPALIEIDNLAVLQREVFGPVLHFVRYQREELDGLMAQINGTGYGLTMGLHTRIDETIARVVNASHAGNLYVNRNMVGAVVGVQPFGGEGLSGTGPKAGGPLYLYRLLAARPNAVLTRALETPEAGNAAPTRDGHSPGTGLQHLRNWAIAQSNHRLAEVCETFRQSMPARHTLELPGPTGESNLYSLVPRAAVLSIADDPQDRLVQLAAVLAVGSRAIWPMQAQELLERLPAELHSSVRLAHQPFSPSVAFDAVLLHGDLPQLAEIQQQLAQRDGPVISVERLEPGKCDVPLERLVMERALSINTAAAGGNASLMTIG; this is encoded by the coding sequence ATGCACACAGCTTCCACACGCATTTCCGAGACGTTCTTTCGACCTTCCCCTTTCGGCTCCACCCTGCTGCGCCAGGCCATCACGGCCGCTTGGCGCGCACCTGAGCCCGCCGCAGTGGCCCATGCGTTACAGGCGGCACGGCTCGCGCCAGACGCCGCTTCGCGCGTCAAGGCGCTGGCATCGCGCATCGCCGGCACCTTGCGCACACGCAAGGCCAGCTTCAGCCGCGCGGGTCTGGTGCAGAACCTCCTGCAGCAATACGCCCTGTCTTCGCAGGAAGGCATTGCCTTGATGTGCCTGGCCGAGGCCTTGCTGCGCATTCCCGACAAGGCCACGCGCGACGATCTGATCCGCGACAAGATCGCGCGTGGGCAATGGCATTCGCACCTGGGCCGAAGCCCTTCCCTGTTCGTCAACGCCGCCACATGGGGCTTGCTCATCACCGGCAAGCTGGTGGCCACGCACAGCGAGTCGGGCCTGTCGTCGGCGTTGGGCCGCCTCGTCGGTCTTGGCGGGGAGCCCTTGATCCGCAAGGGCGTGGACATGGCCATGCGGATGATGGGTGAACAGTTCGTCACTGGCGAAACCATCGAAGAAGCCTTGCGCAACGCGCGTGCTCGGGAACAGGAGGGGTTCCGATACTCCTACGACATGCTGGGCGAAGCCGCGCTGACCGCGCGCGACGCGCAGAAGTACTTGCGCGAATACGAACACGCCATCCAGGCCATCGGCAAGGCGTCGGCGGGCAAGGGCGTGTATGAGGGACCCGGCATCTCCATCAAACTCTCGGCCTTGCACCCGCGGTACAGCCGTGCGCAATACGAGCGCGTGATCGCCGAGCTCTATCCCGTGCTGGTTCGCCTGTGCGCCATGGCCAAGCGCCACGACATCGGCCTGAACATCGACGCCGAAGAGGCCGACCGGCTAGAACTCTCGCTCGATCTGCTGGAGAAGCTCGCCTTTGAACCCCAGTTGCAGCACTGGAACGGCCTGGGCTTCGTCGTTCAGGCCTACCAAAAGCGCTGCCCCTTCGTGATCGACTACATCATCGACCTTGCCCGCCGCAGCCAGCGCCGGCTCATGGTCCGCCTGGTCAAGGGCGCCTACTGGGACACCGAGATCAAGCGCGCCCAGGTCGATGGCATGGACGGCTATCCGGTCTACACCCGCAAGCCGTACACCGATGCGGCCTACATCGCTTGCGCACGCCAGCTGCTGGCCGCGCCCGACGCCGTCTACCCGCAGTTCGCGACGCACAACGCGCAGACCCTCGCCACGATCTATGAACTGGCCGACCCGTCGCGCTACACGCCACAGCAGTACGAGTTTCAATGCCTGCATGGCATGGGTGAGCCCCTGTACGAACAGGTGGTGGGCGATGCGGCGCAGGGCAAGCTGGGACGATCTTGCCGCATCTACGCGCCCGTCGGCACGCACGAGACCTTGCTGGCCTATCTCGTTCGGCGCTTGCTGGAGAACGGCGCCAACACCTCGTTCGTGAACCAGATCGCGGACCCACGCATCGACATCGACACGCTCGTGGACGATCCGGTCAACACCATCGAGGCCTTCGCACGAACAGAAGGCGGCGTCGGTTTGCCGCATCCGTTGATTCCCCTGCCCAACGAGCTGTTTGGTTCGCGGCGGCGCAATTCGTCGGGTATGGATCTCGCCAACGATGTGCAGCTGCAACAACTGGCGGCCACCTTCCGCGACTTCAGGGACGACCTTGCTGTCGCAGATCCTCTGCTGGCAGAAGAGGCCGCCGGCGCCGGATCGCAGGCACTGCTCAATCCAGCCAACCACGCGGACAAGGTTGGCGCCGTACGCTCGAGCTCGCGCGCGGACATCGAGCTCGCTCTGCACTCGGCCACGCACGGCGCTTATCGCTGGGCGAGCACGAGCCCACAAGAACGCGCGCGCTTGCTCGAGCTCACCGCCGCCCATCTCCAAGGCGACATGCCCCGACTCATGGGCATCCTGATCCGCGAGGCTGGCAAGACCGCGGCCAACGCGGTGGCCGAGGTGCGCGAGGCAGTCGACTTTCTGCGCTACTACGCACAGCAGGTGCGCACGCACTTTGACAACGCCACCCATGTGCCATTGGGCCCGGTGGTGTGCATCAGTCCCTGGAACTTTCCGCTGGCCATCTTCGTCGGCCAGATCGCGGCTGCTCTGGCCGCCGGCAATGTCGTCCTGGCCAAACCCGCAGAACAAACGCCGCTGATCGCGGCAGAGGCCGTGAAAGCGCTGTGGGCGTCGGGCATCCCCCGCGACGCGGTGCAATGGCTCCCCGGCTCGGGTGCCGAGGTAGGCGCAGCGCTGGTGAGTGACCTGCGGGTGCAGGGGGTGCTCTTCACCGGGTCCACAGAAGTCGCGCGGCTGCTGCAAGCCCAGCTGGCGGGCCGGGTCAACACGCGCGGCCAGGCCGTGGCGCTCATCGCGGAGACGGGTGGGCAGAACGCCATGGTCGTGGACTCGTCTGCATTGGTCGAACAGGTCGTGGGCGATGTGGTGGCCTCGGCGTTCGACAGTGCTGGCCAGCGCTGCTCCGCGCTGCGGGTGCTGTGTGTGCAGGACGATGCCGCCGACCGGGTGCTGGAGATGTTGCTGGGTGCGATGGCGGAATTGCGCGTGGGCGATCCCTCGCGCCTGGCCACCGACGTGGGGCCCGTGATCGACGCCGAGGCCAAGGCCAACATCGATCGGCACATCCACGCCATGCGCGCCAAAGGCCACCGCGTGCACCAGATCGCCGGGCACAGCGAAGACGCGCTCGACAGGGGAACTTTTGTCTTGCCGGCCCTGATTGAAATCGACAACCTGGCGGTGCTGCAGCGCGAGGTGTTCGGCCCGGTGCTGCATTTCGTGCGCTACCAACGCGAGGAACTCGATGGACTCATGGCCCAGATCAACGGCACGGGCTATGGCTTGACGATGGGCCTGCACACACGCATCGACGAGACGATTGCCCGCGTGGTCAACGCGTCGCACGCTGGCAATCTGTACGTGAACAGGAACATGGTGGGTGCGGTGGTGGGCGTGCAACCCTTTGGCGGCGAAGGATTGTCCGGCACTGGCCCCAAAGCGGGTGGACCGCTCTACCTGTACCGCCTATTGGCAGCGCGGCCGAATGCGGTGTTGACGCGGGCGTTGGAGACCCCTGAAGCCGGGAACGCCGCGCCCACCAGAGATGGGCATTCGCCGGGCACCGGTCTGCAGCACCTGAGGAACTGGGCGATCGCGCAGAGCAACCACCGCTTGGCCGAGGTATGTGAGACCTTTCGACAGAGCATGCCCGCGCGCCACACGCTGGAACTGCCAGGGCCCACCGGCGAGAGCAACCTCTACTCGCTGGTGCCGCGTGCCGCTGTGCTGAGCATCGCCGATGACCCTCAGGACCGTCTGGTGCAGCTGGCGGCCGTGCTGGCAGTGGGCAGCCGCGCGATATGGCCCATGCAGGCGCAGGAACTGCTGGAACGCTTGCCCGCGGAATTGCACAGCAGCGTGCGCTTGGCCCACCAGCCCTTCAGTCCGTCGGTGGCGTTCGATGCGGTCCTTCTGCACGGCGACCTGCCCCAGCTCGCCGAGATCCAGCAGCAGTTGGCGCAGCGGGACGGTCCCGTCATCAGCGTGGAGCGTCTGGAGCCCGGAAAATGCGACGTGCCCCTGGAGCGCCTGGTGATGGAGCGCGCGCTCAGCATCAACACTGCTGCGGCGGGTGGCAATGCGTCGCTCATGACCATCGGCTGA
- a CDS encoding flavin reductase family protein: MEIDAAGLSVEQAYKLLTGIIVPRPIAWVTTLNASGRVNLAPFSAFTFVSHRPPMVAISVGVKASGMKDTGHNILATKEFVVNVADQSFLEAVNASSVEYPPEVSEVDTLGLATCAGTVVQTPRLADVPVSLECRLHSCIDFGEQPSRLMVGEVLRFHVRDGLLVNGKIRTAELDPICRLGGPLYATLGGIVTMPRRA; encoded by the coding sequence ATGGAAATCGATGCCGCCGGATTGAGCGTGGAGCAGGCCTACAAGTTGTTGACGGGCATCATCGTGCCACGTCCCATTGCGTGGGTCACGACGCTGAACGCCAGTGGGCGCGTGAACCTGGCGCCGTTCTCCGCATTCACGTTCGTCTCACACCGCCCACCCATGGTGGCCATCAGCGTGGGAGTGAAGGCCAGCGGGATGAAGGACACCGGCCACAACATTCTGGCCACGAAGGAGTTCGTGGTGAATGTGGCCGACCAGTCGTTTCTTGAGGCGGTCAACGCAAGCTCGGTCGAATATCCACCCGAGGTCAGCGAAGTGGACACACTGGGCCTCGCGACCTGTGCCGGTACGGTGGTTCAAACACCCCGTCTCGCGGATGTCCCCGTAAGCCTCGAATGTCGGCTGCACAGCTGCATCGACTTCGGCGAACAGCCCAGCCGCCTCATGGTGGGTGAGGTGCTGCGCTTCCATGTTCGAGACGGCCTGCTGGTGAACGGCAAGATCCGCACGGCCGAGCTCGACCCGATTTGCCGGCTGGGTGGGCCGCTCTACGCGACACTGGGTGGCATCGTGACGATGCCAAGGCGGGCGTAG
- a CDS encoding acyl-CoA carboxylase subunit beta: MSWQPEADDIAQRRAWSREHGDADVLARYKANGWKTVRERIDLLADPDSFQEIGQLAGAATYDGDRVVGVTPSGFKMGLADIDGRPVVVGGDDFSVRGGSSAGHRPKGGHNGFSGDLAFEYRIPLVNLYHGAGGSVAGVRSRGYALYPGSNSSRHFAELLGHVPVVSAVMGTSAGGPAGRAVLSHFSVMVRGTSQLFASGPPVVKRALNVDISKEDLGGAKVAVDKAGTIDNAVDSEEECLATIRRFLSYMPQNVWELPPRVETDDPKNRREEALLSIVPRNRRMPYDMKKLLKLVVDRDSFFEIQPTFGRSVIAGLARLDGYVVGIIANTPMFNGGAIDGAAARKQTRMIDLCDTFHIPIVFMVDAPGFAIGPDAEQAGALREGMRCMQARMQATVPIISVVVRRCFGFGGMVTRDNLGLDFKVAWPSAQIGSLPLEGGVLAAYRREIESADDPQAKQREIEQELLHKSSPFSMAEAFAIEDLIDPRETRPYLCRFIRAMQSRLRVDLGPKGRIGPRV, encoded by the coding sequence ATGAGTTGGCAGCCGGAAGCAGACGACATTGCGCAACGCAGAGCCTGGTCGCGCGAGCACGGCGACGCGGACGTGCTGGCGCGCTACAAAGCCAACGGTTGGAAGACGGTGCGCGAGCGCATCGACCTGCTGGCGGACCCGGATTCGTTTCAGGAAATCGGCCAGCTTGCGGGAGCTGCCACCTACGACGGAGATCGCGTGGTGGGTGTGACGCCCTCGGGGTTCAAGATGGGCCTTGCCGACATCGACGGCCGGCCAGTGGTGGTGGGGGGTGACGACTTCTCCGTGCGCGGTGGATCCAGCGCCGGCCACCGCCCCAAGGGTGGACACAACGGCTTCTCGGGCGATCTGGCATTCGAGTACCGCATTCCACTGGTCAACCTGTACCACGGTGCCGGCGGCAGCGTGGCGGGCGTGCGCAGCCGTGGCTACGCACTCTATCCCGGGTCGAATTCTTCGCGCCATTTTGCCGAGCTGCTGGGACACGTGCCGGTTGTGAGCGCTGTGATGGGCACGTCCGCGGGTGGGCCGGCCGGCCGGGCTGTGTTGTCGCACTTCTCGGTCATGGTGCGCGGCACCAGCCAGCTCTTTGCATCCGGCCCTCCCGTCGTCAAACGCGCACTCAATGTCGACATTTCAAAAGAAGATCTGGGCGGTGCCAAGGTGGCGGTTGACAAGGCAGGCACCATCGACAACGCGGTCGACAGCGAAGAAGAATGCCTGGCGACCATCCGGCGGTTCCTGAGCTACATGCCGCAGAACGTGTGGGAACTGCCCCCGCGGGTGGAGACGGACGACCCGAAAAACCGACGCGAAGAGGCGCTTCTGAGCATCGTGCCCCGCAACCGCCGCATGCCTTACGACATGAAGAAGCTGCTCAAGCTGGTGGTCGACCGCGACTCGTTCTTCGAGATCCAGCCCACCTTTGGCCGCTCCGTCATCGCCGGGCTTGCCCGGCTGGATGGCTATGTGGTGGGCATCATCGCCAACACGCCCATGTTCAATGGCGGCGCCATCGATGGCGCCGCGGCGCGCAAGCAGACACGCATGATCGATTTGTGCGACACCTTCCACATTCCCATCGTGTTCATGGTCGACGCGCCCGGTTTCGCCATTGGACCGGATGCCGAACAAGCGGGCGCCTTGCGCGAGGGCATGCGCTGCATGCAGGCGCGCATGCAGGCCACGGTGCCCATCATCAGCGTGGTCGTGCGGCGCTGCTTCGGGTTCGGGGGCATGGTCACGCGCGACAACCTGGGTCTGGACTTCAAAGTGGCATGGCCGTCCGCGCAGATCGGGTCCTTGCCCTTGGAAGGTGGCGTGCTCGCGGCTTACCGCCGCGAGATCGAGAGCGCCGATGACCCGCAAGCCAAGCAGCGCGAGATCGAACAAGAGTTGCTGCACAAGAGTTCGCCGTTTTCGATGGCAGAAGCCTTTGCCATCGAAGACCTGATCGATCCGCGTGAGACCCGACCCTACCTGTGCCGGTTCATCCGGGCCATGCAGAGCCGGCTACGCGTGGACCTCGGCCCCAAAGGGCGCATCGGCCCGCGGGTGTAG
- a CDS encoding LysR family transcriptional regulator, with protein MSMRWFKTFLVVSRTGSFAAAAQKIGLTQAAVSIQMTGLEEKLRTQLFDRSARTATLNTAGRELALRVPALVDLYDNIGNGLDNRQLGGTLALGAIHHTFAKLLPDALLLMRQLHPGIVVQVCNGVSDELMRKVEQGELDAAIVSEPPFRLPQSVAWHPLVGEPLVLVAPPDVRVKSLSAALTAHPFIGISRTSWTGQLTHSAFRRHRLKTNEVMELNSLEAIAGMVVRGFGISILPLSGYLWALEKKVQFWLLTEPQITRQIGLVHRVDQGHPALVSALSEILATTVSKKKSGHLRELEMGS; from the coding sequence ATGTCCATGCGCTGGTTCAAGACGTTTTTGGTGGTATCGCGCACGGGCAGTTTTGCCGCCGCCGCGCAGAAGATCGGGCTGACGCAGGCCGCGGTCAGCATTCAGATGACTGGCCTGGAAGAGAAGCTGCGAACCCAGTTGTTCGACCGCAGCGCGCGCACCGCCACCCTCAACACCGCGGGCCGTGAGCTCGCTTTGCGCGTGCCGGCCTTGGTCGATCTCTACGACAACATCGGCAACGGCCTGGACAACCGGCAGTTGGGCGGCACGCTCGCGCTGGGCGCCATCCACCACACGTTTGCCAAGCTGTTGCCCGACGCCTTGCTGCTGATGCGGCAATTGCATCCCGGCATCGTGGTGCAGGTGTGCAACGGTGTGTCGGACGAGCTGATGCGCAAGGTCGAGCAAGGCGAGCTCGACGCTGCGATCGTGTCCGAGCCGCCCTTCCGGTTGCCGCAGAGCGTTGCCTGGCATCCGCTGGTTGGCGAGCCATTGGTGCTCGTGGCGCCCCCTGATGTGCGGGTGAAGAGTTTGTCGGCGGCGTTGACCGCCCACCCGTTCATCGGCATCAGCCGCACCTCATGGACGGGCCAACTCACCCACAGCGCCTTCAGACGCCACCGCCTGAAGACCAACGAGGTCATGGAACTCAACTCGCTCGAGGCGATCGCGGGCATGGTGGTGCGGGGCTTTGGCATCTCCATACTGCCGCTGTCGGGCTACCTGTGGGCGCTGGAAAAGAAGGTGCAGTTCTGGTTGCTCACGGAGCCCCAGATCACTCGGCAGATCGGCCTTGTGCACCGCGTCGACCAAGGCCACCCGGCCCTGGTCTCGGCGCTGAGCGAGATCCTGGCCACCACCGTTTCCAAGAAAAAGTCGGGCCATCTGCGCGAGCTTGAAATGGGCTCTTGA